In Scophthalmus maximus strain ysfricsl-2021 chromosome 21, ASM2237912v1, whole genome shotgun sequence, one genomic interval encodes:
- the LOC118291243 gene encoding regulator of G-protein signaling 9-binding protein yields MPLVNNKVGDDCTVGTDKALADGEALLQSLIKVVACYRHLASCVGGCTDSLQLRDELRQTREKAQKLAASICHHLTSHLRDKSLPEEQRKEMELLWVAFSSSLELLHVDMCKVFSMGDIFSLANTATLVQTGLQGGGSEVAARALSLPDLNQALTPTPAAGLESQERSTMEQEISQIDHMIDDMEMKVNVLRWMVEPHGPQYADPLSSADSASLALLSVDEEQPAQQPLCQRKQIFAFLLLFTVVLLASTLSVCIVLFS; encoded by the exons ATGCCACTTGTAAATAACAAAGTGGGAGATGATTGCACAGTTGGCACAGACAAGGCTTTGGCTGATGGAGAAGCTCTGCTGCAGTCTTTGATAAAG GTTGTAGCATGTTACCGGCACTTGGCCTCATGTGTTGGTGGATGCACAGACAGCCTGCAGCTGCGGGACGAGCTGCGACAAACGAGAGAAAAGGCCCAAAAGTTGGCTGCGTCCATTTGCCATCACTTGACCTCTCACCTGCGGGACAAGAGCCTGCCTGAGGAGCAGCGTAAGGAGATGGAGCTCCTCTGGGTGGCCTTCTCCTCCAGCCTAGAGCTcctccatgttgacatgtgcAAGGTTTTCAGCATGGgtgacattttctctcttgCCAACACTGCTACCCTGGTGCAAACAGGACTTCAAG gaggaggcagtgagGTAGCAGCTCGGGCGCTCAGTCTGCCAGACCTGAACCAAGCTCTGACTCCGACCCCAGCAGCTGGCCTGGAGAGCCAGGAGCGCAGCACCATGGAGCAGGAGATCAGCCAAATTGACCACATGATTGACGACATGGAGATGAAGGTCAACGTACTGCGCTGGATGGTGGAGCCCCACGGGCCGCAGTACGCGGACCCGCTCAGCAGTGCAGACAGCGCCTCCTTGGCTCTGCTCTCCGTCGATGAGGAGCAGCCTGCACAGCAGCCTCTCTGTCAGCGCAAACAAATCTTTGCGTTCTTACTgctgtttactgttgttttgttggcaTCCACTCTTTCTGTCTGTATTGTCCTCTTCTCATGa
- the zgc:56231 gene encoding kinesin-like protein KIF20A isoform X3 → MSTISDLTAEENTQQPDDMDLTCCDVPTVSTSPHQTDMPGDAEPQTMRVYLRVRPFSREELVDNEDQDCVVIENSQTVSLNAPKGSATMKSSEKGIGMSIHKFSFSQIFGSETTQAELYENTVKSQMSDFLDGKNALIFSYGVTNAGKTFTIQGTPKDPGILPRVLDATFHHIGSDQYEGMDVKPYLRNEAQYLGPDQVKQERGAKAAIFATVKEECDPLRASSGSEPLPCASSALSNNQTEAGSSQFALWVAFFEIYNECVYDLLQPSLCSKSKKRAALRVCDNGAGNAYVKDLQWINIHNLGEAYKLLHFGNKNRSAAATKMNQSSSRSHSIFTMKLLKIDGGEVKRISEFSLCDLAGSERCNKTKTFGERLKEAGNINNSLLILGKCITALRNNQTERMKSSYIPFRESKLTKLFQAVFCGKGRGSMIVNINQCASTYDETLHVMKFSAVAKQVLQVIPDKPLGFLAPCLVGRDGKPLVKNGMIDDQALESYLSEDELLDEEDEANMSLLPQNELVNMIESLRTKLLAERRRNLVQEMDIRKEMGDAMIQQLMESEELRTRQIEQLKESYQEKLENTFEMYKDAIKKHAYQSAMNNLEDDYVPLDEFIAEEEKVEALRRKVAELETKGVSAVPSLDQSSQTQTCKAAEAAAELTFSTQRDDRCKRLYKEKCAIERMCEDKQQLILSLEKRLMDLSETLQKIRDGFLEKSADLEALQMKSDDQKKYLEDALRQNVEKDQEIASLKAEVAKLSQKSPVQPKVKRGLLANIREAVTSPRKGASGRILRKTVRTTANH, encoded by the exons ATGAGTACAATCAGTGATCTGACTGCTGAAGAAAACACTCAACAGCCTGATGACATGGATCTGACTTGTTGCGATGTTCCTACTGTCAGCACCTCACCCCACCAG ACCGACATGCCAGGCGATGCAGAGCCGCAGACCATGAGAGTTTACCTCCGAGTCAGGCCCTTCTCCAGAGAGGAGCTGGTTGACAACGAAGACCAG gaTTGTGTGGTGATCGAAAACAGCCAGACGGTGTCACTGAATGCACCGAAGGGTTCTGCCACCATGAAGAGCAGCGAGAAGGGCATCGGCATGTCAATCCACAAATTCTCCTTCTCACAG ATTTTTGGATCGGAGACGACACAGGCTGAGCTCTATGAGAACACAGTCAAAAGCCAAATGTCTGATTTCTTGGATGGAAAGAATGCGCTGATATTCAGCTATGGAGTAACCAACGCTGGGAAAACATTCACAATCCAAG GGACCCCAAAAGATCCGGGAATACTCCCCCGAGTGCTGGACGCCACCTTTCACCACATTGGAAGTGACCAGTATGAGGGGATGGACGTGAAACCCTACCTCAGAAATGAAGCACAGTACCTGGGTCCTGACCAAGTCAAGCAGGAGAGAGGTGCTAAAGCTGCCATTTTTGCCACAGTCAAAGAG GAGTGTGATCCTCTCAGGGCCAGTAGTGGATCGGAGCCCTTACCCTGTGCTTCCAGTGCTCTGTCAAACAATCAAACAG AAGCAGGCAGCAGTCAGTTTGCTTTATGGGTGGCATTCTTTGAAATCTACAACGAGTGTGTATATGATCTGCTTCAACCGTCGCTGTGCTCCAAGTCCAAGAAACGTGCCGCTCTTCGAGTGTGTGACAATGGTGCCGGGAATGCTTATGTTAAAG ACCTCCAGTGGATTAACATCCACAACCTGGGTGAAGCCTACAAACTACTGCActttggaaacaaaaacagaagtgcTGCAGCCACTAAGATGAACCAGTCCTCAAGCAGAAG CCACAGCATATTTACCATGAAGTTACTCAAGATTGATGGTGGTGAAGTTAAAAGGATCTCAGA gttttCTCTGTGTGACCTGGCTGGCTCAGAACGGTGCAACAAAACCAAGACATTTGGAGAGCGGCTGAAGGAGGCGGGAAACATAAACAACTCCCTGCTCATCCTGGGGAAGTGCATCACTGCGCTTCGAAACAATCAGACAGAGCG AATGAAGAGCAGCTACATTCCTTTCCGAGAGAGCAAACTCACCAAGCTCTTCCAGGCTGTTTTCTGCGGCAAAGGAAGAGGGTCGATGATCGTCAACATCAACCAGTGTGCTTCCACCTATGACGAGACTCTCCACGTTATGAAATTTTCTGCCGTGGCCAAACAG GTGTTGCAGGTAATCCCTGACAAGCCTCTGGGATTTCTGGCTCCTTGTCTGGTCGGTCGTGATGGCAAACCTCTGGTGAAGAATGGGATGATAGACGACCAGGCCCTGGAGAGCTACCTGTCTGAAGACGAGCTGCTTGATGAAGAGGACGAGGCCAACATGTCTTTGCTGCCACAGAAT GAGCTTGTGAATATGATTGAGAGCCTCCGAACAAAACTCCTggctgagagaagaagaaacctAGTACAGGAAATGGATATCCGTAAGGAAATGGGAGATGCAATGATACAACAGCTCATGGAGAGCGAAGAACTCCGCAC TCGTCAGATAGAACAGCTGAAGGAGAGCTACCAAGAAAAGCTGGAGAACACATTTGAGATGTACAAGGATGCAATCAAAAAGCATGCCTACCAGAGTGCCATGAACAATCTGGAAGACGACTACGTGCCTCTGGATGAATTCATAGCGGAAGAGGAGAAAGTAGAg GCCCTCAGACGTAAAGTGGCGGAGTTGGAGACCAAAGGAGTGTCAGCAGTTCCATCATTGGACCAGTCGTCCCAGACGCAAACATGTAAAGCGGCAGAAGCAGCAG CAGAGTTGACTTTTTCTACCCAACGGGACGATCGATGCAAACGCctatacaaagaaaaatgtgcCATCGAGAGGATGTGTGAGGATAAACAACAG TTGATTTTGTCCCTGGAGAAAAGACTGATGGATCTAAGTGAAACACTTCAGAAGATCAGAGATGGCTTCCTGGAGAAATCAGCTGATCTGGAGGCTCTGCAGATGAAGTCTGATGACCAG aaaaaatatttggaggACGCCCTCCGGCAGAATGTTGAGAAGGACCAGGAGATTGCCTCACTAAAGGCAGAAGTTGCCAAGCTCTCCCAGAAGTCCCCCGTGCAGCCCAAGGTGAAGCGAGGCCTGCTCGCCAACATCAGGGAAGCGGTCACTTCTCCACGAAAGGGTGCGTCTGGCCGAATACTAAGGAAAACTGTTCGAACCACTGCAAACCactga
- the zgc:56231 gene encoding kinesin-like protein KIF20A isoform X2 produces the protein MSTISDLTAEENTQQPDDMDLTCCDVPTVSTSPHQTDMPGDAEPQTMRVYLRVRPFSREELVDNEDQDCVVIENSQTVSLNAPKGSATMKSSEKGIGMSIHKFSFSQIFGSETTQAELYENTVKSQMSDFLDGKNALIFSYGVTNAGKTFTIQGTPKDPGILPRVLDATFHHIGSDQYEGMDVKPYLRNEAQYLGPDQVKQERGAKAAIFATVKEECDPLRASSGSEPLPCASSALSNNQTEAGSSQFALWVAFFEIYNECVYDLLQPSLCSKSKKRAALRVCDNGAGNAYVKDLQWINIHNLGEAYKLLHFGNKNRSAAATKMNQSSSRSHSIFTMKLLKIDGGEVKRISEFSLCDLAGSERCNKTKTFGERLKEAGNINNSLLILGKCITALRNNQTERMKSSYIPFRESKLTKLFQAVFCGKGRGSMIVNINQCASTYDETLHVMKFSAVAKQVLQVIPDKPLGFLAPCLVGRDGKPLVKNGMIDDQALESYLSEDELLDEEDEANMSLLPQNVQLLELVNMIESLRTKLLAERRRNLVQEMDIRKEMGDAMIQQLMESEELRTRQIEQLKESYQEKLENTFEMYKDAIKKHAYQSAMNNLEDDYVPLDEFIAEEEKVEALRRKVAELETKGVSAVPSLDQSSQTQTCKAAEAAELTFSTQRDDRCKRLYKEKCAIERMCEDKQQLILSLEKRLMDLSETLQKIRDGFLEKSADLEALQMKSDDQKKYLEDALRQNVEKDQEIASLKAEVAKLSQKSPVQPKVKRGLLANIREAVTSPRKGASGRILRKTVRTTANH, from the exons ATGAGTACAATCAGTGATCTGACTGCTGAAGAAAACACTCAACAGCCTGATGACATGGATCTGACTTGTTGCGATGTTCCTACTGTCAGCACCTCACCCCACCAG ACCGACATGCCAGGCGATGCAGAGCCGCAGACCATGAGAGTTTACCTCCGAGTCAGGCCCTTCTCCAGAGAGGAGCTGGTTGACAACGAAGACCAG gaTTGTGTGGTGATCGAAAACAGCCAGACGGTGTCACTGAATGCACCGAAGGGTTCTGCCACCATGAAGAGCAGCGAGAAGGGCATCGGCATGTCAATCCACAAATTCTCCTTCTCACAG ATTTTTGGATCGGAGACGACACAGGCTGAGCTCTATGAGAACACAGTCAAAAGCCAAATGTCTGATTTCTTGGATGGAAAGAATGCGCTGATATTCAGCTATGGAGTAACCAACGCTGGGAAAACATTCACAATCCAAG GGACCCCAAAAGATCCGGGAATACTCCCCCGAGTGCTGGACGCCACCTTTCACCACATTGGAAGTGACCAGTATGAGGGGATGGACGTGAAACCCTACCTCAGAAATGAAGCACAGTACCTGGGTCCTGACCAAGTCAAGCAGGAGAGAGGTGCTAAAGCTGCCATTTTTGCCACAGTCAAAGAG GAGTGTGATCCTCTCAGGGCCAGTAGTGGATCGGAGCCCTTACCCTGTGCTTCCAGTGCTCTGTCAAACAATCAAACAG AAGCAGGCAGCAGTCAGTTTGCTTTATGGGTGGCATTCTTTGAAATCTACAACGAGTGTGTATATGATCTGCTTCAACCGTCGCTGTGCTCCAAGTCCAAGAAACGTGCCGCTCTTCGAGTGTGTGACAATGGTGCCGGGAATGCTTATGTTAAAG ACCTCCAGTGGATTAACATCCACAACCTGGGTGAAGCCTACAAACTACTGCActttggaaacaaaaacagaagtgcTGCAGCCACTAAGATGAACCAGTCCTCAAGCAGAAG CCACAGCATATTTACCATGAAGTTACTCAAGATTGATGGTGGTGAAGTTAAAAGGATCTCAGA gttttCTCTGTGTGACCTGGCTGGCTCAGAACGGTGCAACAAAACCAAGACATTTGGAGAGCGGCTGAAGGAGGCGGGAAACATAAACAACTCCCTGCTCATCCTGGGGAAGTGCATCACTGCGCTTCGAAACAATCAGACAGAGCG AATGAAGAGCAGCTACATTCCTTTCCGAGAGAGCAAACTCACCAAGCTCTTCCAGGCTGTTTTCTGCGGCAAAGGAAGAGGGTCGATGATCGTCAACATCAACCAGTGTGCTTCCACCTATGACGAGACTCTCCACGTTATGAAATTTTCTGCCGTGGCCAAACAG GTGTTGCAGGTAATCCCTGACAAGCCTCTGGGATTTCTGGCTCCTTGTCTGGTCGGTCGTGATGGCAAACCTCTGGTGAAGAATGGGATGATAGACGACCAGGCCCTGGAGAGCTACCTGTCTGAAGACGAGCTGCTTGATGAAGAGGACGAGGCCAACATGTCTTTGCTGCCACAGAATGTACAACTACTG GAGCTTGTGAATATGATTGAGAGCCTCCGAACAAAACTCCTggctgagagaagaagaaacctAGTACAGGAAATGGATATCCGTAAGGAAATGGGAGATGCAATGATACAACAGCTCATGGAGAGCGAAGAACTCCGCAC TCGTCAGATAGAACAGCTGAAGGAGAGCTACCAAGAAAAGCTGGAGAACACATTTGAGATGTACAAGGATGCAATCAAAAAGCATGCCTACCAGAGTGCCATGAACAATCTGGAAGACGACTACGTGCCTCTGGATGAATTCATAGCGGAAGAGGAGAAAGTAGAg GCCCTCAGACGTAAAGTGGCGGAGTTGGAGACCAAAGGAGTGTCAGCAGTTCCATCATTGGACCAGTCGTCCCAGACGCAAACATGTAAAGCGGCAGAAGCAGCAG AGTTGACTTTTTCTACCCAACGGGACGATCGATGCAAACGCctatacaaagaaaaatgtgcCATCGAGAGGATGTGTGAGGATAAACAACAG TTGATTTTGTCCCTGGAGAAAAGACTGATGGATCTAAGTGAAACACTTCAGAAGATCAGAGATGGCTTCCTGGAGAAATCAGCTGATCTGGAGGCTCTGCAGATGAAGTCTGATGACCAG aaaaaatatttggaggACGCCCTCCGGCAGAATGTTGAGAAGGACCAGGAGATTGCCTCACTAAAGGCAGAAGTTGCCAAGCTCTCCCAGAAGTCCCCCGTGCAGCCCAAGGTGAAGCGAGGCCTGCTCGCCAACATCAGGGAAGCGGTCACTTCTCCACGAAAGGGTGCGTCTGGCCGAATACTAAGGAAAACTGTTCGAACCACTGCAAACCactga
- the zgc:56231 gene encoding kinesin-like protein KIF20A isoform X1 — translation MSTISDLTAEENTQQPDDMDLTCCDVPTVSTSPHQTDMPGDAEPQTMRVYLRVRPFSREELVDNEDQDCVVIENSQTVSLNAPKGSATMKSSEKGIGMSIHKFSFSQIFGSETTQAELYENTVKSQMSDFLDGKNALIFSYGVTNAGKTFTIQGTPKDPGILPRVLDATFHHIGSDQYEGMDVKPYLRNEAQYLGPDQVKQERGAKAAIFATVKEECDPLRASSGSEPLPCASSALSNNQTEAGSSQFALWVAFFEIYNECVYDLLQPSLCSKSKKRAALRVCDNGAGNAYVKDLQWINIHNLGEAYKLLHFGNKNRSAAATKMNQSSSRSHSIFTMKLLKIDGGEVKRISEFSLCDLAGSERCNKTKTFGERLKEAGNINNSLLILGKCITALRNNQTERMKSSYIPFRESKLTKLFQAVFCGKGRGSMIVNINQCASTYDETLHVMKFSAVAKQVLQVIPDKPLGFLAPCLVGRDGKPLVKNGMIDDQALESYLSEDELLDEEDEANMSLLPQNVQLLELVNMIESLRTKLLAERRRNLVQEMDIRKEMGDAMIQQLMESEELRTRQIEQLKESYQEKLENTFEMYKDAIKKHAYQSAMNNLEDDYVPLDEFIAEEEKVEALRRKVAELETKGVSAVPSLDQSSQTQTCKAAEAAAELTFSTQRDDRCKRLYKEKCAIERMCEDKQQLILSLEKRLMDLSETLQKIRDGFLEKSADLEALQMKSDDQKKYLEDALRQNVEKDQEIASLKAEVAKLSQKSPVQPKVKRGLLANIREAVTSPRKGASGRILRKTVRTTANH, via the exons ATGAGTACAATCAGTGATCTGACTGCTGAAGAAAACACTCAACAGCCTGATGACATGGATCTGACTTGTTGCGATGTTCCTACTGTCAGCACCTCACCCCACCAG ACCGACATGCCAGGCGATGCAGAGCCGCAGACCATGAGAGTTTACCTCCGAGTCAGGCCCTTCTCCAGAGAGGAGCTGGTTGACAACGAAGACCAG gaTTGTGTGGTGATCGAAAACAGCCAGACGGTGTCACTGAATGCACCGAAGGGTTCTGCCACCATGAAGAGCAGCGAGAAGGGCATCGGCATGTCAATCCACAAATTCTCCTTCTCACAG ATTTTTGGATCGGAGACGACACAGGCTGAGCTCTATGAGAACACAGTCAAAAGCCAAATGTCTGATTTCTTGGATGGAAAGAATGCGCTGATATTCAGCTATGGAGTAACCAACGCTGGGAAAACATTCACAATCCAAG GGACCCCAAAAGATCCGGGAATACTCCCCCGAGTGCTGGACGCCACCTTTCACCACATTGGAAGTGACCAGTATGAGGGGATGGACGTGAAACCCTACCTCAGAAATGAAGCACAGTACCTGGGTCCTGACCAAGTCAAGCAGGAGAGAGGTGCTAAAGCTGCCATTTTTGCCACAGTCAAAGAG GAGTGTGATCCTCTCAGGGCCAGTAGTGGATCGGAGCCCTTACCCTGTGCTTCCAGTGCTCTGTCAAACAATCAAACAG AAGCAGGCAGCAGTCAGTTTGCTTTATGGGTGGCATTCTTTGAAATCTACAACGAGTGTGTATATGATCTGCTTCAACCGTCGCTGTGCTCCAAGTCCAAGAAACGTGCCGCTCTTCGAGTGTGTGACAATGGTGCCGGGAATGCTTATGTTAAAG ACCTCCAGTGGATTAACATCCACAACCTGGGTGAAGCCTACAAACTACTGCActttggaaacaaaaacagaagtgcTGCAGCCACTAAGATGAACCAGTCCTCAAGCAGAAG CCACAGCATATTTACCATGAAGTTACTCAAGATTGATGGTGGTGAAGTTAAAAGGATCTCAGA gttttCTCTGTGTGACCTGGCTGGCTCAGAACGGTGCAACAAAACCAAGACATTTGGAGAGCGGCTGAAGGAGGCGGGAAACATAAACAACTCCCTGCTCATCCTGGGGAAGTGCATCACTGCGCTTCGAAACAATCAGACAGAGCG AATGAAGAGCAGCTACATTCCTTTCCGAGAGAGCAAACTCACCAAGCTCTTCCAGGCTGTTTTCTGCGGCAAAGGAAGAGGGTCGATGATCGTCAACATCAACCAGTGTGCTTCCACCTATGACGAGACTCTCCACGTTATGAAATTTTCTGCCGTGGCCAAACAG GTGTTGCAGGTAATCCCTGACAAGCCTCTGGGATTTCTGGCTCCTTGTCTGGTCGGTCGTGATGGCAAACCTCTGGTGAAGAATGGGATGATAGACGACCAGGCCCTGGAGAGCTACCTGTCTGAAGACGAGCTGCTTGATGAAGAGGACGAGGCCAACATGTCTTTGCTGCCACAGAATGTACAACTACTG GAGCTTGTGAATATGATTGAGAGCCTCCGAACAAAACTCCTggctgagagaagaagaaacctAGTACAGGAAATGGATATCCGTAAGGAAATGGGAGATGCAATGATACAACAGCTCATGGAGAGCGAAGAACTCCGCAC TCGTCAGATAGAACAGCTGAAGGAGAGCTACCAAGAAAAGCTGGAGAACACATTTGAGATGTACAAGGATGCAATCAAAAAGCATGCCTACCAGAGTGCCATGAACAATCTGGAAGACGACTACGTGCCTCTGGATGAATTCATAGCGGAAGAGGAGAAAGTAGAg GCCCTCAGACGTAAAGTGGCGGAGTTGGAGACCAAAGGAGTGTCAGCAGTTCCATCATTGGACCAGTCGTCCCAGACGCAAACATGTAAAGCGGCAGAAGCAGCAG CAGAGTTGACTTTTTCTACCCAACGGGACGATCGATGCAAACGCctatacaaagaaaaatgtgcCATCGAGAGGATGTGTGAGGATAAACAACAG TTGATTTTGTCCCTGGAGAAAAGACTGATGGATCTAAGTGAAACACTTCAGAAGATCAGAGATGGCTTCCTGGAGAAATCAGCTGATCTGGAGGCTCTGCAGATGAAGTCTGATGACCAG aaaaaatatttggaggACGCCCTCCGGCAGAATGTTGAGAAGGACCAGGAGATTGCCTCACTAAAGGCAGAAGTTGCCAAGCTCTCCCAGAAGTCCCCCGTGCAGCCCAAGGTGAAGCGAGGCCTGCTCGCCAACATCAGGGAAGCGGTCACTTCTCCACGAAAGGGTGCGTCTGGCCGAATACTAAGGAAAACTGTTCGAACCACTGCAAACCactga
- the rps20 gene encoding 40S ribosomal protein S20, whose translation MAFKDTGKAPVEAEVAIHRIRITLTSRNVKSLEKVCADLIRGAKEKSLKVKGPVRMPTKTLRITTRKTPCGEGSKTWDRFQMRIHKRLIDLHSPSEIVKQITSISIEPGVEVEVTIADA comes from the exons ATG GCTTTTAAGGACACTGGTAAAGCACCTGTGGAAGCTGAGGTTGCCATTCACCGCATCCGCATCACCCTCACCAGCCGCAACGTCAAGTCTCTGGAGAAGG TCTGCGCAGACTTGATCCGTGGCGCCAAGGAGAAGAGCCTGAAGGTGAAGGGACCTGTCCGCATGCCAACCAAG ACTCTGCGCATCACCACCAGAAAGACTCCCTGCGGTGAGGGATCCAAAACTTGGGATCGCTTCCAGATGAGGATCCACAAGCGTCTGATCGATCTGCACAGTCCATCTGAAATCGTCAAGCAGATCACTTCCATCAGCATCGAACCTGGTGTAGAGGTTGAAGTAACCATCGCAGACGCATAA